The following are from one region of the Capsicum annuum cultivar UCD-10X-F1 chromosome 1, UCD10Xv1.1, whole genome shotgun sequence genome:
- the LOC107849517 gene encoding autophagy-related protein 18a: protein MATVSPFPPQFQHPNTSSNFSSPMLQPYLEQLDEKHKQQPQPQQAAVEQVDNDPKQSHLNLCPNPGLINKSISTLYRVSFNQNGSCFAIGTDCGISVYSCDPFCEMFRRYFDNGGGIGIVEMLFRSNILVFVGNGDNPQYPRNNVIIWDDHQSRCIGELRFRSAVRGVRLRRDCIVVILEQKIYVYNFADVKLVHQIETISNPKGLCEISQTAVSPVLVCPGLQNGQVRVENFTSKRTKFVFAHDSRIASFALSHEGDVLATASIKGTLIRIFSTQDCSLLQEVRRGADRAEIHSVSFSPTAQWLAVSSDKGTVHVFRLKVNLGSQVKPKGSRNSRVTLAALTSPLPFIKGVLPKYFSSEWSVAQFRLPGDSEYIVTFGHEKNTLSILGLDGSFIRCKFDPASGKEMTQLEIHNFLKSENSP from the exons ATGGCCACTGTTTCCCCTTTCCCGCCACAATTTCAGCACCCAAACACTAGTTCAAACTTCTCGTCACCAATGCTTCAACCTTACTTAGAGCAACTAGATGAGAAACACAAACAACAGCCTCAGCCACAACAAGCTGCTGTTGAACAGGTAGATAATGATCCTAAGCAGAGTCACCTTAATCTATGCCCTAACCCTGGCCTCATCAATAAATCAATTTCAACTCTATACCGTGTTTCCTTCAATCAAAATGGTAGCTGTTTCGCCATTGGCACTGATTGCGGCATTAGTGTCTATAGCTGTGACCCTTTCTGTGAGATGTTTCGACGATACTTTGATAATGGAGGTGGTATTGGAATTGTTGAGATGCTCTTCAGAAGCAATATACTAGTCTTCGTGGGAAATGGAGACAATCCACAATATCCTCGAAACAATGTCATAATTTGGGATGACCATCAGAGCCGTTGCATTGGAGAGCTTCGTTTCAGGTCGGCTGTGCGCGGTGTGCGGCTTCGACGGGACTGCATCGTAGTTATACTTGAGCAGAAGATTTATGTATATAATTTTGCTGATGTGAAGCTCGTCCACCAGATTGAGACAATTTCAAACCCAAAAGGACTTTGTGAGATTTCACAAACAGCTGTGTCACCTGTGCTGGTGTGCCCTGGGTTGCAAAATGGTCAAGTTCGGGTTGAGAATTTCACATCAAAAAGGACCAAGTTTGTTTTTGCACATGATTCTAGGATTGCATCTTTTGCTCTTAGTCATGAGGGGGATGTGCTGGCAACAGCAAGTATCAAGGGTACTCTCATCCGGATTTTCAGCACACAGGATTGTTCATTGTTGCAGGAG GTTAGGAGAGGTGCTGATAGAGCAGAAATTCACAGTGTTTCATTCTCTCCAACTGCTCAGTGGTTAGCAGTCTCTAGTGACAAAGGCACTGTTCATGTTTTTAGGCTCAAGGTCAATCTGGGGAGTCAAGTTAAGCCTAAAGGTTCTCGTAATTCCCGTGTTACCTTGGCTGCACTGACTTCACCGCTCCCCTTCATCAAAG GAGTGCTTCcaaagtattttagctcagaatGGTCTGTGGCTCAATTCAGATTGCCTGGAGATTCCGAGTACATTGTTACTTTTGGTCATGAAAAGAATACATTGTCAATTCTTGGCTTGGATGGAAG CTTTATTAGATGCAAATTCGACCCAGCCTCTGGCAAAGAGATGACTCAGTTGGAGATTCACAACTTTCTCAAGTCCGAAAACTCCCCGTGA